The following DNA comes from Myxococcota bacterium.
CGAAGACCAGATCGAGTGGACGATCGTACAGACCCGCGCGGTCGAAGCCGCCGCGCGCCTGCTCTGGCCCTTGGGCCAGCTCGGCCTGTCCAAGCGGCTGCACCGGGTCACCTGTCCGGTGAAGCTGGTGTGGGGCGCCGAAGACCGGCTCCTGCCCGCGAGCTACGCCAAACGCTGGGCCCAGAGACTCCCGAGCGCGACCGACCTGCAAATCGTGGCCGGAGCGGGGCATGCGCTGGACTTCGATGCGCCGGAGGCGGCGGCGAAGCTGGTCTGAGCAGTATCTCGCTGCCCGCCTAGAGCGCCCGGCGCAGGAGCCGCAGGCCCGGTGAGCCCCAGGTGCGCTCGAGCTCGGGGCTTCGCTTCTCGCTCACCATGCGGAAGCCGACCTTCTCGTAGGCGGCCTGCGCGGGGTCGTTGCCGATGAACAGGCCGATGTCCGTGAGCGCCGCGCCGCGCGCACGCCCGCGTTCGAGAATGACTCCGAGCAGCTCGTCGACCAGGCCGCGGCGGCGGAACTCGGGTAGCGTGGCCACGTTCTCCACGATCCACGTGCGCGGTGGGTGCTCGGGGGTGACCGTGAAGAAGGTCGCGTTGCGCGCCATTCCGGCCTGGCCCTCTTCGGGCGTGCGGCCGAGTCTCTCGTCGACCTCGGCCATGGCCTGGCCCAGGATCGCGTAGGTCAGCTCGTCTTCGAAGTAGCCGCACAGCGCCGCCGCAGGCCTGCCGTCGACCTCGGCGACCACGAAGCAGGAATGGTGGAACATGTGCGGCTGGGCCGTCGCGGCGAGCAGCTCGAGATAGCGCAGGCAGTTGCGCTCGGGATAGTCCAAGTAGAAGTCCCAGAAGCCGCGCGGAAGCTGGGAGCGCGCGGCCGCGAGACAGACCCAGGCGACGAACGCCGCGTGGTCCTTGGTGCCGTCGACGATGCGCACCGTCATGAGCAGAGCTTATCCCGAAAATCCAAGTTGTGTTTTGCCCTCAGCCCGCGAGATCATCGCGCGAGATGCGTCTCCGGTGGGCAATCGCGGGGGTCCTGGGTGCGTGGGCGGCCGCGTGGGCCGCGCCGGCGCACGCCGCGCCAGTCACCGTGAGCTTCGCGGGGGTGGTGCTCGAGGCCGATGACCCCGACGGAATCTCCGACGGCTCGGTTCACCCGGGGACCGCGGTCTCCGGCACGCTGACTTTCGAGCGCACGGCGCCCCCCAGCTCGCTCGATGCGCAGTTCGGGACCTGGGAGCTCGCGGCGCCGCTCGCCGCCATGCACATCGACGCGGGCAGCTACTCGTTTTCGTCACTCGCGGGTATCGAGATCCTCACCGCCGACTGGGCGCCCGCCGACGCGCCCTACAACGACGTGTTCCAGGCGCTGACCGTGCTGAACGCAGTCTCCGGCGTGGTAGGCGCGAACCCGCAAGCGGGGTTCGGCCTCGTGCTCGCCGACAGCAATCGCAGCGCGCTCTCCTCGCCCGCGCTCACGGACGTGCCGTTCGCGCTCGGCGCGTGGAGCACGCCCGAGATCGCGTTCCGGCTGGTCTCCGACTCCGGAGAGCTCACGAGCGTGATCCAGGTACAGTCACTGGCTCCCGAGCCCGCGCTCGCGGGGCTGGTCGGACTCGGGCTGGCCGCGCTCGCCGGCGCGCGGAAGAGACTCGCGCGCTGACCCGCAGCGCCGGTGAGTGATCGCGCTCACCGGCCGACACGATCTCACCATCGAATCGCCGCGCACTCCGACGCCTGCGTGCGCGATTCGACATGGCCCGAGTCGTCCTAGCGGGGCCGTCCATGCCGGACGGCGCAAAGGAGACATGTCACATGCGAACGAATCCATGGGTTCGAGCTGCGCTCGTCGTCGGCTCGGTGAGCGCGCTCTCATTGGGCGCGTCGGCGAACGGACTCACTCCCGTTCCCAGCGCAAACACGCGCGTCAACGGTGAGGCGCGGCCGAACGTGCTGTCCGTCGAGCTGACCGAGACCATCGCGGCTCAGGGCTCGAATGCGCTCGAGAACCCGACCTCGAACAACCCGTTCTACGGCTACGACGGCGACGGCCCCATGCTGCCGCTGGCCGGGGACGTGCAGTCCGACACGCACAACGTCGAGGCCACCAAGACCGAGCCCGACAAGAACACCTATCTCGTGCTGGACCACGTGCAGGGTGCGGACCCGAACTACGACTACGGGCACCACTTCCTGTTCCAGGGTCACGAGCTCTCGGTCACGGACAGCGCCGACCGCGCACTGAGCTTCATCTCGCGCATCAATCTCGACGCCGACGGCGCGCACCGGGTCACGCTGCTCGCCGACCACGACACCGACGGCAACCCCATCTCGACCATCGACGGCTCGACCTGGAACCCGTTCGCGCAGCGGCTGCTGTTCACGACCGAGGACGCCGGCGCGCCCAGCGTCTACCAGGCCACGCTCGGCGTGCCCTCCAGCGTGGTGAACCTGACCTTCGCCTTCGGTCACGCGGGCTACGAGGGCATCCAGAACGACGCGAACGGAAACGTGTGGCTCGTCGAGGACCAGAGCGGCGCCGCGGGCGCGCTGAACAAGCACGCCAAGCAGCCCAACAGCTTCGTGTACCGCTTCGTGCCCAAGGACCCGCGCGACCTCACCAAGGGTGGCAAGCTGCAGGTGCTGCAGCTGCAGTCACTCGCCAACCCCGGCCAGCCGATCGTGTTCCACCCGGGCCAGGCCGACGCCGACATCCTGTCTCAGGACGTCAAGGACGAACACACCTACGGGAAGGTGTTCCGCACCAAGTTCATCACGATCCACGACAACGCGACCGACGGCACGGGTGACTTCAACGCCAACGATCTGGCCAAGGCGGCGGGCGGCACTCCGTTCAAGCGCCCCGAGAACGGCGTCTTCCGCCCGGGCTCGAAGTTCACGCAGTTCTTCTTCTCGGAGACCGGTGACACGAACGTGCAGACCGAGGCCGGCTCCGACTTCGGCGGCTTCGGCGGGATCTTCCGGCTTTCGCTGACCCGCCCCAACGCCGACACGGGCACGCTGTCGATCTTCTACAACGGCGACGTGGCTCACACGGGCCTCGACAACTGCAACTTCCTGACTCCCAACGGCATCGTGTTCGTCGAGGACGCGGGCGCCGGCGTGCACCAGGCGCGCAACGGGCTCGACTCCGCCTATCTGTTCGACGTGCGCACCGACTTCTCGCAGGGCGCGCTGCCGACGCGCATCCTGGCGCAGGGCCGCGACGCCTCGTCGACGCTGGACGCCTCGCTCGCCGACGCGGGCCACGGCTTCCAGAACGAGGACGACAACGAGATCACGGGCTTCCACGTCTCGGACGGCGACCCCGGCGTGAACGGCATCCTGGGCGCGAAGCTCCCGATCCCGTTCGTCGCGGGCTGGCGCGTGTTCTACACGCAGCAGCACGGCGACAACTACACCTGGGAAGTCGTCCCGGCTCGCCCGTTCTTCGCGCTCTTCGACGGCAACTAGCACCGAGACCGCCCGGAGGACTCACCCTCCTCCGGGCGGTGGTCTCTGGGCCTCTCACTCTACTTGCAGGTCTTGTCGAGCACGTTGCCCAGGCTCTTGATGCGCATGCCCGGTGCGAGCTCGACGCGCGGCGTGCCGACCCAGTCGAGCTGCATGACCACGGTCTGGGTCTGACTGCAGCCGACCTCCGACGCCGTCCGCCGGCACAGGAACACGATCTCCTGCGGCGCGCCCGCGATCACCTTGTCGGAGGTGTTGCACGCGAAGCCCTCGCCCTCGAGGCGCGCGGTGGCTGCCTGCGCGGTGACTCCCGCCAATCCCAGCCCGGCGATGTAGCTCTTGAACTCGGAGTCCGACGCGTACGGCTTGGGCTGCATGGCGCTGCAAGACAGCGCCGCGGCGGCGCCCACGGCGAGGACGAAGCTTCGTGGTTCCATCGCCGCATTCTGACATTGCGCGCGGGGTCTGAGACCATGGGTCCCATGACGCTCGAGCTCGACGTCTTCTGGTCGTTCCGCAGCCCCTATTCGTACCTCGCCACGCCGCGCCTGGTGGAGCTCGAGAAGACCTACGACCTCGCGATCCACGTGCGCCCGGTGCTGCCGCTCGCGGTGCGGGTCGAGGGCTTCTTCGACCGGGTGAACCCGCTCTTCCCGATGTACCTGCTGCGCGACACGGTGCGCATCGCCGAGTCACTGGGCATGCCGTACGCCTGGCCGCGGCCCGACCCGATCGTTCAGGAGTTCCCCTCGCGCAAGGTGGCGGCCGAGCAGCCCTACATCTACCGGCTCACGCGGCTGGGGGCGCTCGCGGCCGAGCGCGGGCGCGGCCTGCCGTTCATCAGCGAGGTCTCGCGCGTGATCTTCGGCGGCACCGCCGGCTGGAACGAAGGCAGTCACCTGGCCGAGGCCGCCAAGCGCGCCGGCTGCGACCTGGCCGAGATGGATCCCGTGGCCGCGCGCGAGGCGGAGCGGCTCGACGCCGTGATCGCAGAGAACCAGAACGCGCTCCAGGCGGCGGGTCACTGGGGCGTGCCCACGATGGCCTTCCGGGGCGAGCCCTTCTTCGGCCAGGATCGAATCGAGCTCCTGGTCTGGCGCCTCCGGCAGCACGGCTTGAAGGAGAGGGTGCGCGCATGAAGGGCTTCCTGGCGGCCGTGTTTCTCGCGGCGATGGCGATCAGCGAGTCAGCCGCGTTCAAGCCGGCCGAGATTCCCGGGCCGATCCGCGACGCGGTCGCCGCCTCCGACCGGCCCGACGCCGACAAGGCGCTCGACGCCGGGCGCCAGCCTGCGCAGATGCTCGCCTTCTTCGGCATCAGCCCGAACATGAAGGTCGCCGACCTGTGGGCCGGCGGCGGCTACACGACGGAGCTCCTGGCCCGCGTGGTGGGCGCGGGCGGCAAGGTCTACTCGCAGGAGCCGATCTTTCCGCCCGAGCTGAAGCAGATCGAAGACGCCTGGACCCGGCGCGTGGCCTCGCCCGCGCTCGTGCACGTGGTGATTCCGGTGCACCAGAACACCAGCGACGCCGACTTCCAGCTCGCGCCCGACGGGTCGCTCGACGCGGTCGTGGTCAACATGAACTACCACGACTGGGTGCTGCAGAAGCTCGACCGCGAAAAGATCAACGCCATCGTGCTGCGCGCGCTGCGCCCCGGCGGCGTCTACGGCATCGTGGACCACGCCGCCAAGCCGGGCGCCGGCGACGAGTCACTGCAGCTCCACCGCATCAACGAGGACTTCCTGATCGCCGAGGTGGAGAAGGCCGGCTTCAAGCTCGCCGGCGCCTCGGCCGCCCTGCGCAATCCCGCCGACGACCACAGCTGGAGCACGTCACCGCGTGTGGCGGGCGAGAAGCGCGGCACGAGCGACCGCTTCATGCTGCGCTTCGTGAAGCCCTGACTCACGCCGTCATCTGGATGAACTGCTCGATCAGCGCGCAGGCGGTCTCGGGCGCGTCTTCCTGGATGAAGTGACCCACGCCCGGCAGCGTGACCACCGGCCCCTTGGGCCAGATCGAGCGGAAGGCGCCGACCGACAGCTCGGTGGGGATCGCGCGGTCGGCTTCGCCGTGCACGTACATGGCGGGCTTCGCCGCGAGCTGCGGCAGGTTCGCGACGTGCTCCAGGATCGCCGCCACCGTCTCGGGCGTGCCGATGTTCTTGGGGAACTGGAGCGCGCCCTTGCAGTCGGCGGGGGTCGGGAAGGCCGACGCGTACGCGCGCACCCAGGTCTCGTCGACGTGATCGGCGCGCTCGAAGCCGATGCGCTTCATCACGGACAGGATCGTCGAGCCCAGGTTCGACAGCACCGGCTCACTCGCCGGGCCGTGCGCCCACTGGTACCACGGCAGGTCTTGCACGCGGCGCGTGCCCGCGGGCGCGCGGCCGGGCACGCCGGTGTTCATGTAGCAGAGCCGCTGCACGCGCTCGGGATGGCGCAGCGCCCAGCCGCTCATGATCGGGCCGCCCCAGTCCTGACCCACGAGCGTGATCCGTTCGAGCTTCAGGTGACCCAGGAGTGAGTCGAGATTGTCGATGTGCGCGCGGATCGAGTACTCGCGCTCCTGCGGCGTCGCGCTCTTGCCGAAGCCCATGTGGTCCGGGACGATCACGCGCCCGAGCTTCGCCAGCCGCGGGATGAAGCGCCGGTACAGGTAGCCCCAGGTCGGCTCGCCGTGGAGACACACGATCGGGTCGCCCGCGCCCTCGTCGACGTAGTGCATGCGGAAGCCCGCGCCGTCGTAGAAGTGCGGGCGGAAGGGCCAGGTGCCGTCGAAGGTCTCGCCTGCGCCGATCATGGCCCTAGTTTGCCCAGTTCACGTACTCGTCGTCGTCCTGCCACGGCTCGGCCAGGCTGTGGTCGATGGCGGTCGGGCCCTCGATCAGCGCCGGCCAGATGGGCTTCGCCATCTGTGAGTCGAGCTCGCCCAGCTTGGCCATGAGCTCGGCGACCTTCTCGGGCTGCGCGTCGGCCAGGTTCTTCTGCTCGGTCGGATCGTTCGAGAGGTCGAACAGCCAGATCTTCTCGGGCCGCTCGGAGCTCTGCAGCTTCCAGCCGTGCGACAGGATCGAGCGGTAGTGACCCGAACGCCAGTAGATGGCGTCGCGCTGGCGTGAGTCGGGCTCGCCGCGCACGCGCTTCACCAGGTCCACGCCGTCGATCACGCGATCCGCCGGCAGCGGCGCGCCGGCGGCGGCCGCCGCGGTGGCGAACACGTCGACGTGCGCCGCGGGCTCGTCGTACTTCACCCCGCGCGGCAGGCGCGCGGGCCAGCGGGCGAAGAACGGCGTGTGTACGCCGCCCTCGAAGAACGTGAGCTTCCAGCCGCGGTAGGGCTTGTTGATGTCGGGCAGGCCGATGTAGTTCGCGCCGCCGTTGTCACTCACGAACAGCACCAGCGTGTTCTCTTCCAGGCCGTTGGCGCGCAGCGCGTCGAGCACCTGGCCCACGCCGC
Coding sequences within:
- a CDS encoding alpha/beta fold hydrolase, which encodes MIGAGETFDGTWPFRPHFYDGAGFRMHYVDEGAGDPIVCLHGEPTWGYLYRRFIPRLAKLGRVIVPDHMGFGKSATPQEREYSIRAHIDNLDSLLGHLKLERITLVGQDWGGPIMSGWALRHPERVQRLCYMNTGVPGRAPAGTRRVQDLPWYQWAHGPASEPVLSNLGSTILSVMKRIGFERADHVDETWVRAYASAFPTPADCKGALQFPKNIGTPETVAAILEHVANLPQLAAKPAMYVHGEADRAIPTELSVGAFRSIWPKGPVVTLPGVGHFIQEDAPETACALIEQFIQMTA
- a CDS encoding DsbA family protein, which produces MTLELDVFWSFRSPYSYLATPRLVELEKTYDLAIHVRPVLPLAVRVEGFFDRVNPLFPMYLLRDTVRIAESLGMPYAWPRPDPIVQEFPSRKVAAEQPYIYRLTRLGALAAERGRGLPFISEVSRVIFGGTAGWNEGSHLAEAAKRAGCDLAEMDPVAAREAERLDAVIAENQNALQAAGHWGVPTMAFRGEPFFGQDRIELLVWRLRQHGLKERVRA
- a CDS encoding alkaline phosphatase PhoX; the encoded protein is MRTNPWVRAALVVGSVSALSLGASANGLTPVPSANTRVNGEARPNVLSVELTETIAAQGSNALENPTSNNPFYGYDGDGPMLPLAGDVQSDTHNVEATKTEPDKNTYLVLDHVQGADPNYDYGHHFLFQGHELSVTDSADRALSFISRINLDADGAHRVTLLADHDTDGNPISTIDGSTWNPFAQRLLFTTEDAGAPSVYQATLGVPSSVVNLTFAFGHAGYEGIQNDANGNVWLVEDQSGAAGALNKHAKQPNSFVYRFVPKDPRDLTKGGKLQVLQLQSLANPGQPIVFHPGQADADILSQDVKDEHTYGKVFRTKFITIHDNATDGTGDFNANDLAKAAGGTPFKRPENGVFRPGSKFTQFFFSETGDTNVQTEAGSDFGGFGGIFRLSLTRPNADTGTLSIFYNGDVAHTGLDNCNFLTPNGIVFVEDAGAGVHQARNGLDSAYLFDVRTDFSQGALPTRILAQGRDASSTLDASLADAGHGFQNEDDNEITGFHVSDGDPGVNGILGAKLPIPFVAGWRVFYTQQHGDNYTWEVVPARPFFALFDGN
- a CDS encoding GNAT family N-acetyltransferase, whose product is MTVRIVDGTKDHAAFVAWVCLAAARSQLPRGFWDFYLDYPERNCLRYLELLAATAQPHMFHHSCFVVAEVDGRPAAALCGYFEDELTYAILGQAMAEVDERLGRTPEEGQAGMARNATFFTVTPEHPPRTWIVENVATLPEFRRRGLVDELLGVILERGRARGAALTDIGLFIGNDPAQAAYEKVGFRMVSEKRSPELERTWGSPGLRLLRRAL
- a CDS encoding SAM-dependent methyltransferase translates to MKGFLAAVFLAAMAISESAAFKPAEIPGPIRDAVAASDRPDADKALDAGRQPAQMLAFFGISPNMKVADLWAGGGYTTELLARVVGAGGKVYSQEPIFPPELKQIEDAWTRRVASPALVHVVIPVHQNTSDADFQLAPDGSLDAVVVNMNYHDWVLQKLDREKINAIVLRALRPGGVYGIVDHAAKPGAGDESLQLHRINEDFLIAEVEKAGFKLAGASAALRNPADDHSWSTSPRVAGEKRGTSDRFMLRFVKP